In Rana temporaria chromosome 3, aRanTem1.1, whole genome shotgun sequence, a single window of DNA contains:
- the LOC120930676 gene encoding olfactory receptor 1468-like, producing the protein MDKKNKTIITVIYLLGFHIPHTATFLVFFVFLLIYCVTICGNLLIISLVSYSKSLHSPMYFFLTQLSVSDILLASAVLPNMLHAILEENAATISFSNCITQLYFFAVSECSECLLLTVMCYDRYLAICKPLHYTLLMSHRFCWITVITSWSLSFLMASFYNVVISTIQFCGPNIIDHFFCEFDPILKLSCSDTTIVQLVLTSTTVVFGFIPVIIIIVSYVYIIVTIFKIPTITGRRKVFSTCSSHLIVVSMFYGTILFVYLVPRREQSLNITKFVSLLYTVFTPLMNPIIYSLRNKDLKQVVGRIGNNFLKLLFHHY; encoded by the coding sequence atggataaaaaaaataagaccatAATCACTGTGATTTATCTCTTAGGGTTTCATATTCCACACACTGCAACATTTTTGGTATTCTTTGTATTTCTTCTGATTTATTGTGTGACAATATGTGGAAACCTTCTGATCATCTCACTGGTGTCCTACAGCAAATCCCTCCATTCCCCCATGTACTTCTTCCTCACCCAACTGTCTGTATCTGATATATTATTAGCAAGTGCTGTTCTTCCTAATATGCTCCATGCTATTTTGGAGGAAAATGCTGCCACCATCTCATTTTCTAATTGTATCACCCAGTTGTATTTCTTTGCTGTCTCAGAATGTTCAGAGTGTCTTTTGCTGACAGTGATGTGTTATGACAGATATTTGGCCATCTGTAAACCATTGCATTATACTCTGTTAATGAGTCATCGGTTTTGCTGGATAACAGTTATCACAAGTTGGAGTTTAAGTTTTCTCATGGCATCATTTTATAATGTAGTGATATCGACAATACAGTTTTGTGGTCCCAATATTATCGATCATTTTTTCTGTGAATTTGACCCAATTCTAAAACTGTCCTGCTCCGATACAACCATTGTTCAGCTAGTATTAACATCAACAACTGTCGTTTTTGGTTTCATCCCAGTTATTATAATCATTGTGTCGTATGTTTATATTATAGTCACCATTTTTAAAATCCCGACTATTACAGGAAGACGGAAAGTTTTCTCAACATGCAGCTCCCACCTGATTGTTGTTTCCATGTTTTATGGTACCATTCTGTTTGTGTATTTGGTACCTAGAAGAGAACAGTCATTAAACATTACTAAATTTGTGTCATTATTGTACACTGTATTTACCCCACTTATGAATCCAATTATATACAGCCTGAGGAATAAGGACTTGAAACAAGTTGTAGGTAGAATTGGCAACAATTTTTTGAAGTTGCTTTTCCATcattattaa